The Arthrobacter sp. NicSoilC5 genome has a window encoding:
- a CDS encoding zinc-ribbon domain-containing protein codes for MSTATPSASTQQVCSTDSCGNVAAFRTRSKPAWCDSCIDDILRQGGLRADEPFVGPKEWRLTTCLDCGVQAHYRFEYTLDKNAVGEKTCRACYWTEWAKWVRQMSGNELPRRIYSREEIIAHLDRNEYDFIRTIVDVNDGSDPIIARCRACKRISAERMWDIGWGCSCSRNTRSASPTSSETGKVAARNIRSGNPTSPKKPKAMLSESDDAALDWWDHERNSEKTFRTVTLRATRECHWTCPDCGHQFTAKVLDMTAGRHSCPECRAIRKAEWDKKYEQWKITPVAEVPELKDAWADEDDPATVMVVGDWRLRRFRCPAGHHPRISPLTFLQSGCPSCRGAATRATQKNWLADTLPEIASQWHPTRNGKLTPRDVVWDSKRVVWWLADCCGHEWEESPRNRDKYDRLRCPRCRTILGSLAWQDPGLAAEWSPANPVIAWHVRPHAATPFVPEWICAIDPAHVWTSSLSVRSNGAECPECRKVGKSKVELAHHAAAEKLFPGARSGAVLREKAFTTRKSWSADISVKIDGRLLVVEYDGAYWHKEPAKVMTDERKTADLLAAGYLVVRLREDDLPPLGISHTGYLEVRVYSAAPQPQKAMEEISSWLDRQRVQVASNQARAGHE; via the coding sequence ATGAGCACTGCAACACCATCGGCATCAACACAGCAGGTCTGCTCAACCGACTCCTGCGGAAACGTGGCCGCCTTCAGGACACGCAGCAAGCCGGCCTGGTGCGACAGCTGCATCGACGACATCCTGCGCCAGGGCGGGCTCCGAGCGGACGAACCCTTCGTTGGCCCCAAGGAGTGGCGTCTGACCACCTGCCTCGACTGCGGGGTGCAGGCCCACTACAGGTTCGAATACACGCTGGACAAGAATGCCGTCGGGGAGAAAACGTGCCGGGCCTGCTATTGGACGGAGTGGGCGAAGTGGGTCCGCCAGATGTCCGGAAACGAGCTTCCCCGGCGCATCTATTCGCGCGAGGAGATCATCGCCCACCTGGACCGGAACGAATACGACTTCATCCGCACAATAGTTGATGTCAACGATGGCAGCGATCCGATTATTGCGCGCTGCCGCGCCTGCAAACGCATCTCAGCGGAGCGCATGTGGGACATCGGGTGGGGCTGCTCCTGCTCCCGGAACACCCGGTCTGCCAGTCCCACCTCATCTGAAACTGGGAAGGTCGCTGCCAGGAATATCCGCTCGGGCAATCCGACCAGCCCCAAGAAGCCGAAGGCCATGCTCTCGGAGTCAGACGACGCCGCCCTCGACTGGTGGGACCACGAACGCAACAGCGAGAAGACCTTCCGCACCGTCACGCTCCGCGCCACACGGGAATGCCACTGGACCTGCCCCGACTGCGGGCACCAGTTCACCGCCAAAGTCCTGGACATGACCGCCGGCCGCCACTCCTGCCCTGAATGCAGAGCTATTCGGAAAGCGGAATGGGACAAGAAGTACGAACAGTGGAAGATCACGCCGGTCGCCGAAGTGCCAGAACTCAAGGATGCATGGGCAGACGAGGATGACCCGGCAACTGTCATGGTCGTCGGGGACTGGCGCCTCCGGCGCTTCCGCTGCCCCGCCGGCCACCATCCCCGCATCAGCCCGCTCACTTTCCTGCAGTCGGGCTGCCCGAGCTGCCGCGGCGCAGCAACCCGGGCTACACAGAAGAACTGGCTCGCGGACACCCTGCCGGAGATTGCCTCCCAGTGGCACCCGACCCGTAACGGCAAGCTCACTCCCCGCGACGTTGTCTGGGATTCGAAGCGCGTCGTGTGGTGGCTGGCAGATTGCTGCGGCCATGAATGGGAGGAGTCCCCGCGGAACCGCGACAAGTACGACCGGTTGCGCTGCCCGCGATGCCGCACCATCCTCGGATCACTGGCCTGGCAGGACCCCGGGCTGGCGGCAGAGTGGAGCCCGGCCAATCCGGTGATCGCCTGGCACGTCCGGCCCCATGCGGCGACGCCGTTCGTGCCGGAGTGGATCTGTGCCATCGACCCTGCCCACGTCTGGACGAGCTCCCTTAGCGTCCGGTCGAACGGGGCTGAGTGCCCGGAGTGCCGCAAGGTCGGCAAGTCCAAAGTCGAGCTGGCTCACCACGCTGCCGCGGAGAAGCTCTTCCCCGGGGCACGCTCAGGTGCCGTGCTGCGGGAAAAGGCGTTCACGACGCGCAAGTCCTGGTCGGCTGACATCAGCGTCAAGATCGACGGCCGGCTCCTGGTTGTCGAGTACGACGGAGCCTACTGGCACAAGGAACCTGCCAAGGTCATGACGGATGAGCGGAAGACCGCCGACCTGTTGGCGGCCGGCTATCTCGTGGTCAGGCTGCGGGAAGACGATCTGCCGCCGCTGGGGATCAGCCACACCGGCTACCTTGAGGTCCGGGTATATTCGGCAGCGCCACAGCCGCAGAAAGCGATGGAGGAGATCTCGTCCTGGCTCGATCGGCAAAGGGTCCAAGTGGCGAGTAATCAAGCCAGGGCAGGGCATGAATAA
- a CDS encoding HNH endonuclease signature motif containing protein, translating into MTSSPGRTVPAGLARKIKEEAGYRCAVPTCRGTSGLEMAHIEPWAKVKEHSFENLILLCAVCHIRFDRGEIPAASVRQYKANLQLLSHRYTQMELRLLAAFVGKGSGTTIHLAVDPFFFLSLCTEGLVSAAGYGGVTTMGPNSPEIRAAYVYKLTEQGIRFVETMATAGNLEAV; encoded by the coding sequence ATGACTAGTTCACCCGGGAGGACTGTCCCGGCCGGGCTTGCCCGGAAGATCAAAGAAGAAGCTGGCTACAGGTGTGCCGTCCCCACTTGCAGGGGGACCTCTGGGCTGGAGATGGCGCATATAGAACCGTGGGCGAAAGTGAAGGAACACTCCTTCGAAAATCTGATTCTCCTGTGCGCTGTGTGTCACATACGCTTTGACCGCGGGGAGATTCCTGCGGCTTCTGTGCGTCAGTACAAAGCCAACCTCCAACTCCTTAGCCACCGATACACGCAGATGGAGTTGAGGCTGTTAGCGGCCTTTGTTGGGAAGGGCTCCGGCACTACGATCCATTTGGCCGTTGATCCCTTTTTCTTCCTCTCCCTTTGCACTGAAGGACTGGTATCCGCGGCCGGCTATGGGGGAGTTACGACAATGGGCCCGAATAGCCCGGAGATCAGAGCCGCATACGTATATAAGCTCACCGAACAGGGCATTAGATTCGTGGAAACGATGGCGACAGCGGGCAACTTGGAAGCCGTCTAA
- a CDS encoding adenylate/guanylate cyclase domain-containing protein produces the protein MGDYTTTDFGDTVLRDYRARRGDYVVKEALRASAALESKALGHPAFENLAVGERRAASIVAVFIDLTDFTGRSFWDEETEVVDLAHAVLSGFVETVVNFGGFPLGLRGDGLFAGFGPGDPQVAGVMALSACSFALDAVENVVNPRLERLGVARVQARAGLDYGRITFVRSGSSQQSEINPLGFAANFAAKCEKKADSWEIIAGEGLAGLLPGTDTFVEHKDSPKVYQRDYRRKNYKYYDYRWRRTLRHIPGTVQQLNGNSTESIVIS, from the coding sequence ATGGGTGACTATACGACTACCGACTTCGGGGACACCGTGTTGCGGGACTACCGTGCGCGGCGAGGCGACTACGTGGTGAAGGAGGCCCTCCGGGCGTCTGCCGCACTGGAATCGAAGGCATTGGGGCACCCCGCCTTCGAAAACCTCGCCGTCGGCGAACGTCGAGCGGCCTCGATCGTAGCCGTGTTCATAGACTTGACCGATTTCACCGGACGCAGCTTCTGGGATGAGGAAACCGAGGTCGTAGATCTCGCTCATGCAGTTCTGTCCGGCTTCGTTGAGACTGTCGTCAACTTTGGTGGATTTCCATTAGGCCTTCGCGGTGACGGACTTTTTGCAGGATTCGGTCCAGGAGACCCGCAAGTGGCTGGTGTGATGGCGCTAAGCGCATGTTCATTTGCGCTCGACGCTGTTGAAAACGTTGTCAACCCTCGCCTCGAGCGGCTCGGCGTTGCCCGAGTACAGGCGCGTGCCGGTCTCGATTACGGGCGGATTACATTCGTACGCAGCGGAAGTTCGCAGCAAAGTGAAATCAACCCGCTTGGCTTCGCAGCGAACTTCGCTGCGAAGTGTGAAAAGAAAGCCGATTCTTGGGAAATCATCGCGGGTGAGGGGCTTGCAGGCTTGCTGCCGGGCACAGATACCTTCGTCGAGCACAAGGATTCGCCAAAGGTCTACCAGCGGGACTATCGGCGCAAGAATTACAAGTATTACGACTACCGCTGGCGTCGCACCCTCCGGCACATCCCGGGGACTGTTCAGCAACTAAACGGCAATTCGACCGAAAGCATAGTCATCTCCTAA
- a CDS encoding DUF2188 domain-containing protein translates to MGDVFLSFVRPHEPGVNDMADYSVTKGEGGTWQAKRDGASRASSVHSTQAGAAKAAKGYSGNNGGGEVRISGTDGKIRAKDTVKPGKDPRNING, encoded by the coding sequence ATGGGAGACGTATTTCTTTCCTTTGTTCGACCTCATGAACCAGGAGTAAATGACATGGCCGATTACAGCGTAACTAAAGGTGAAGGCGGAACGTGGCAGGCAAAGCGCGACGGCGCTTCAAGGGCCTCGTCTGTTCACTCAACACAGGCTGGCGCTGCGAAGGCGGCCAAAGGCTACTCGGGTAACAACGGGGGTGGCGAGGTAAGGATCAGTGGAACCGACGGGAAGATCCGAGCTAAGGACACCGTGAAGCCCGGCAAAGATCCCCGAAATATCAACGGCTAA
- the nrdF gene encoding class 1b ribonucleoside-diphosphate reductase subunit beta encodes MTEKVKLLSHVEAINWNRIQDDKDVDVWNRLVNNFWLPEKVPLSNDVQSWNTLTPVEQQLTMRVFTGLTLLDTIQGTVGAVSLIPDALTPHEEAVYTNIAFMESVHAKSYSSIFSTLASTKEIDEAFRWSTENENLQKKAQIVMDYYQGDDPLKRKVASTLLESFLFYSGFYLPMYWSSRAKLTNTADLIRLIIRDEAVHGYYIGYKFQRALETVSEERRQEIKDYTFELLFELYENEVQYTHDLYDGVGLAEDVKKFLHYNANKALMNLGYEAMFPASVTDVNPAILSALSPNADENHDFFSGSGSSYVIGKAVNTEDEDWDF; translated from the coding sequence ATGACCGAGAAGGTCAAGCTGCTTAGCCACGTCGAGGCCATCAACTGGAACCGGATCCAGGACGACAAGGACGTGGATGTCTGGAACCGCCTGGTGAACAACTTCTGGCTGCCGGAGAAGGTGCCGCTGTCCAACGACGTCCAGTCGTGGAACACGCTGACCCCAGTCGAGCAGCAGCTCACCATGCGCGTGTTCACGGGGCTCACCCTGCTGGACACCATCCAGGGCACTGTGGGCGCCGTTTCCCTGATCCCGGATGCGCTGACCCCGCACGAAGAGGCCGTCTACACGAACATCGCGTTCATGGAGTCCGTGCACGCCAAGAGCTACTCCTCGATCTTTTCCACGCTGGCCTCCACCAAGGAGATCGACGAGGCGTTCCGCTGGTCCACCGAGAACGAGAACCTTCAGAAGAAGGCGCAGATCGTCATGGATTACTACCAGGGCGACGACCCCCTGAAACGGAAGGTGGCCTCCACCCTGCTGGAGAGCTTCCTGTTCTACTCGGGCTTCTACCTGCCCATGTACTGGTCCTCGCGCGCCAAACTCACGAACACGGCCGACCTCATCCGCCTGATCATCCGTGACGAGGCCGTGCACGGCTACTACATCGGCTACAAGTTCCAGCGCGCGCTGGAGACCGTGTCCGAGGAGCGCCGCCAGGAAATCAAGGACTACACGTTCGAGCTGCTCTTCGAGCTGTACGAGAACGAGGTCCAGTACACCCACGACCTGTACGACGGTGTGGGCTTGGCCGAGGACGTCAAGAAGTTCCTGCACTACAACGCCAACAAGGCCCTGATGAACCTGGGCTACGAAGCGATGTTCCCGGCGTCCGTTACGGACGTGAACCCGGCCATCCTTTCGGCCCTGTCCCCGAACGCCGACGAGAACCACGACTTCTTCTCCGGCTCCGGGTCTTCCTACGTGATCGGCAAGGCCGTGAACACCGAAGACGAGGACTGGGACTTCTAA
- the nrdE gene encoding class 1b ribonucleoside-diphosphate reductase subunit alpha has product MPAAYKGLGYHELNAMLNLYGPNGEIQFDADREAAHQYFLQHVNNNTVFFHDLEEKLDYLVKNQYYERETLDQYTMNFIRDLFNRAYKKKFRFETFLGAFKFYTSYTLKTFDGKRFLERYEDRVCMVALHLARGNEQLALQMVDEIIDGRFQPATPTFLNAGKKQRGELVSCFLLRIEDNMESIGRSINSALQLSKRGGGVAFALTNIREVGAPIKQIENQSSGVIPVMKLLEDSFSYANQLGARQGAGAVYLHAHHPDIYRFLDTKRENADEKIRIKTLSLGVVIPDITFELAKKDEDMYLFSPYDVERVYGMPFSDVSVTEKYYEMVDDSRIKKTKIKAREFFQTLAEIQFESGYPYIMFEDTVNRANPIDGKIIMSNLCSEILQVSQPTTYNDDLSYDETGKDISCNLGSLNIAKTMDSPDFGLTIETAIRSLSAVSDMSNITSVPSIARGNDQSHAIGLGQMNLHGYLARERVHYGSEEGLDFTNIYFYSVVYHAVRASNLLAIETGQTFGGFEKSKYASGEFFDKYTEQEWVPQTEKVRDLFKNVHIPTQADWQALKASVMEHGIYNQNLQAVPPTGSISYINNSTSSIHPVASKIEIRKEGKLGRVYYPAPYLTNDNLEYYQDAYEIGYEKVIDTYAAATQHVDQGLSLTLFFKDTATTRDINKAQIYAWKKGIKTIYYIRLRQLALEGTEVEGCVSCML; this is encoded by the coding sequence ATGCCCGCCGCCTACAAGGGCTTGGGTTACCACGAGCTGAACGCCATGCTGAACCTCTACGGCCCGAACGGCGAAATCCAGTTCGACGCCGACCGCGAGGCCGCCCACCAGTACTTCCTGCAGCACGTGAACAACAACACCGTGTTCTTCCACGACCTGGAGGAGAAGCTCGACTACCTGGTGAAGAACCAGTACTACGAGCGCGAGACGCTGGACCAGTACACGATGAACTTCATCCGTGACCTGTTCAACCGTGCCTACAAGAAGAAGTTCCGCTTCGAGACCTTCCTGGGCGCCTTCAAGTTCTACACCTCATACACGCTGAAGACGTTCGACGGCAAGCGCTTCCTGGAGCGCTACGAAGACCGCGTCTGCATGGTGGCCCTGCACCTGGCGCGCGGCAACGAGCAGCTCGCCCTGCAGATGGTGGATGAGATCATCGACGGCCGCTTCCAGCCGGCCACACCCACCTTCCTCAACGCAGGCAAGAAGCAGCGCGGCGAGCTGGTCTCCTGCTTCCTGCTCCGCATCGAAGACAACATGGAGTCGATCGGCCGCTCCATCAACTCCGCACTGCAGCTGTCCAAGCGCGGTGGCGGCGTGGCGTTCGCACTGACCAACATCCGCGAGGTGGGTGCGCCCATCAAGCAGATCGAGAACCAGTCCTCCGGCGTCATCCCCGTGATGAAGCTCCTCGAAGACAGCTTCTCCTACGCCAACCAGCTCGGTGCCCGCCAGGGTGCCGGCGCCGTGTACCTGCACGCGCACCACCCGGACATCTACCGCTTCCTGGACACCAAGCGCGAGAACGCGGACGAGAAGATCCGCATCAAGACCCTCTCGCTGGGCGTCGTCATCCCGGACATCACGTTCGAGCTGGCCAAGAAGGACGAGGACATGTACCTGTTCTCGCCCTACGACGTGGAGCGCGTCTACGGCATGCCCTTCTCCGACGTCTCGGTCACCGAGAAGTACTACGAGATGGTGGACGATTCCCGGATCAAGAAGACCAAGATCAAGGCTCGGGAGTTCTTCCAGACCCTCGCCGAGATCCAGTTCGAATCCGGCTACCCGTACATCATGTTCGAAGACACCGTGAACCGGGCCAACCCGATCGACGGCAAGATCATCATGTCCAACCTGTGCTCGGAAATCCTCCAGGTTTCCCAGCCCACCACGTACAACGATGACCTGTCCTACGACGAGACCGGCAAGGACATTTCCTGCAACCTCGGTTCGCTGAACATCGCCAAGACCATGGACTCGCCGGACTTCGGCCTGACCATCGAGACGGCCATCCGGTCCCTGTCCGCAGTGTCCGACATGTCCAACATCACCTCGGTGCCGTCCATCGCCAGGGGCAACGACCAGAGCCACGCCATTGGCTTGGGCCAGATGAACCTGCACGGCTACCTGGCCCGCGAGCGGGTCCACTACGGTTCCGAAGAGGGCCTGGACTTCACCAACATCTACTTCTACTCGGTGGTGTACCACGCCGTCCGTGCCTCCAACCTGCTGGCCATCGAAACCGGCCAGACGTTCGGCGGCTTCGAGAAGTCCAAGTACGCCTCCGGCGAGTTCTTCGACAAGTACACGGAGCAAGAGTGGGTGCCGCAGACCGAGAAGGTCCGCGACCTGTTCAAGAACGTGCACATCCCCACCCAGGCTGACTGGCAGGCGCTGAAGGCCTCCGTCATGGAGCACGGCATCTACAACCAGAACCTGCAGGCTGTTCCGCCGACGGGTTCGATCTCCTACATCAACAACTCCACCTCCTCGATTCACCCGGTGGCGTCCAAGATCGAGATCCGCAAGGAAGGCAAGCTGGGCCGCGTGTACTACCCGGCGCCGTACCTGACCAACGACAACCTGGAGTACTATCAGGACGCGTACGAGATCGGCTACGAGAAGGTCATTGACACCTACGCCGCCGCGACGCAGCACGTGGACCAGGGCCTGTCACTGACGCTGTTCTTCAAGGACACCGCCACCACCCGCGACATCAACAAGGCCCAGATCTACGCCTGGAAGAAGGGCATCAAGACCATCTACTACATCCGTCTCCGCCAGCTCGCGCTGGAAGGGACCGAGGTCGAGGGCTGCGTCTCCTGCATGCTGTAG
- the nrdI gene encoding class Ib ribonucleoside-diphosphate reductase assembly flavoprotein NrdI: MEVSPPATSHHQPEQVVTDSPLIYFSSASENTSRFVAKLGRKVARIPLYAKDAPLLATRPFVLVVPTYGGTGGEGSVPKQVIRFLNNPQNRQLLRGVIGAGNTNFGENYCMAADIIAAKCQVPHLYRFELMGTPEDVTRVNQGLDTFWTRLSQTQK, encoded by the coding sequence GTGGAGGTGTCCCCGCCGGCCACTTCGCACCACCAACCGGAGCAGGTCGTCACGGACAGCCCGCTCATCTACTTTTCCTCGGCATCCGAGAACACCAGCCGCTTCGTCGCGAAGCTTGGCCGGAAGGTGGCCCGGATCCCGTTGTATGCAAAGGACGCACCCCTCCTCGCCACCCGGCCGTTCGTGCTGGTTGTGCCAACCTACGGCGGCACCGGGGGAGAGGGGTCCGTTCCCAAGCAGGTCATCCGGTTCCTGAACAACCCGCAGAACAGGCAACTGCTCCGCGGCGTCATCGGCGCCGGCAACACAAACTTCGGGGAAAACTACTGCATGGCCGCGGACATCATTGCCGCCAAATGCCAGGTACCCCACCTTTATCGATTCGAACTTATGGGAACGCCGGAAGACGTCACCCGGGTCAACCAAGGATTGGACACGTTTTGGACACGACTGTCGCAGACACAGAAGTAA
- the nrdH gene encoding glutaredoxin-like protein NrdH produces MTVTVYTKPACVQCNATYRALDKKGITYQSVDISQDAEALERLKALGYMQAPVVVTDQDHWSGFRPDKIEELALSAVSSVA; encoded by the coding sequence ATGACCGTAACGGTTTACACGAAGCCTGCTTGTGTTCAGTGCAACGCCACTTACCGCGCGCTCGACAAGAAGGGCATCACCTACCAGAGCGTTGACATCTCCCAGGACGCCGAGGCACTCGAGCGCCTGAAGGCATTGGGCTACATGCAGGCTCCCGTTGTGGTCACCGACCAGGACCACTGGTCCGGCTTCCGCCCGGACAAGATCGAGGAACTCGCGCTGTCAGCCGTTTCCTCCGTGGCCTAG
- a CDS encoding TspO/MBR family protein → MKLKTLAWTTAATVATAAAGGVATDPRSSWYLKLRKPDWQPPAIAFPVVWTALYADLAVTSAAALDNAVELDRAADTPGPVRKDHSRELRAYRGALAANLVLNASWSWFFWRSRRPWLAAAEAAVLAASSADLVRRTYRLNRVAGASLAPYAAWCGFATVLSTAIARLNPARP, encoded by the coding sequence ATGAAACTGAAGACGCTCGCGTGGACCACCGCGGCAACGGTGGCCACCGCCGCCGCGGGCGGTGTTGCGACGGACCCCCGGAGCAGTTGGTACCTTAAGCTGCGCAAGCCGGACTGGCAGCCGCCCGCGATTGCCTTTCCCGTGGTGTGGACGGCCCTGTATGCGGACCTTGCCGTGACGTCCGCCGCCGCACTCGACAACGCGGTGGAGCTGGACAGGGCTGCCGACACTCCGGGTCCGGTCAGGAAGGACCACAGCCGGGAACTGCGCGCCTACAGGGGTGCACTGGCCGCCAACCTGGTACTCAACGCTTCGTGGAGCTGGTTCTTCTGGCGCTCCCGCCGGCCGTGGCTGGCCGCTGCCGAGGCGGCGGTACTGGCGGCCAGCAGCGCAGACCTGGTGCGCAGGACGTACCGGCTGAACCGGGTTGCCGGAGCATCGCTGGCTCCGTATGCGGCATGGTGCGGCTTCGCCACTGTGTTGTCCACCGCCATCGCCCGGCTCAATCCAGCCAGGCCTTAG
- a CDS encoding class I SAM-dependent methyltransferase: protein MTMTDDNGTASASVHNKTHGPAATHPPAAWTAGGVPAAPATIDPALWPGVAQPPSGLKADVAGKAAGLMFRGAVKRLPLRVEYPDGSVLGMGGPDAPVMTMLRPAAFEARIGDNGLIGLGESFMAGDWEASDLAAVLEVFAASVDTLIPMPLQKLRSLYLPRTPRQERNAEQNTRSNISRHYDLSNDLFSNFLDTTMSYSSALFPGGAGPLSSVAWDSLAEAQQAKIDRLLDKAGVGEGTRLLEIGTGWGELALRAAARGATVYSVTLSSEQQALAQERISEAGFADRVTVALQDYRAVEGEYDAVVSVEMIEAVGYEYWPIYFQTIDRVLAPGGKVAIQAITMPHGRMLATRNAYTWVHKYIFPGGFLPSVRAIEGVTQQHTTLRVRERMGMGDHYAATLRLWEERFLARSREVGDLGFDAVFQRMWLFYLCYSRAGFQSGYLDVQQIVLDRREAQL, encoded by the coding sequence ATGACAATGACTGACGACAACGGAACTGCTTCAGCTTCCGTCCACAACAAGACCCACGGGCCGGCCGCCACCCACCCGCCCGCAGCCTGGACCGCCGGCGGGGTCCCGGCTGCGCCCGCCACCATCGATCCCGCCCTGTGGCCCGGTGTTGCCCAGCCGCCGTCGGGCCTCAAGGCCGATGTTGCAGGGAAGGCCGCGGGCCTGATGTTCAGGGGTGCAGTCAAGCGGCTTCCGCTGCGCGTTGAATACCCTGACGGTTCGGTCCTGGGGATGGGCGGACCGGACGCCCCCGTGATGACCATGCTGCGGCCCGCAGCATTCGAGGCGCGGATCGGCGACAACGGGCTGATCGGGCTGGGCGAATCCTTCATGGCCGGTGATTGGGAGGCATCCGACCTGGCCGCGGTGCTCGAAGTCTTCGCGGCCTCGGTGGACACGCTGATCCCCATGCCGCTGCAGAAGCTGCGCTCGCTGTACCTGCCGCGGACGCCGCGCCAGGAACGCAACGCCGAACAAAACACCCGCAGCAACATTTCGCGGCACTACGACCTGTCCAACGACCTGTTCTCCAACTTCCTGGACACCACCATGAGCTACTCGTCGGCGCTGTTTCCCGGCGGGGCCGGGCCGCTGTCCTCGGTGGCGTGGGATTCCCTGGCGGAGGCCCAGCAGGCCAAGATCGACCGGCTGCTGGACAAGGCCGGCGTAGGCGAGGGTACCCGCTTGCTGGAAATCGGCACCGGCTGGGGTGAGCTTGCCCTGCGTGCCGCTGCCCGCGGCGCCACCGTCTACAGCGTCACGCTGTCCAGTGAGCAGCAGGCGCTGGCGCAGGAACGCATTTCGGAGGCTGGCTTCGCGGACCGCGTGACGGTGGCCCTGCAGGACTACCGCGCCGTGGAAGGGGAGTACGACGCCGTGGTGTCCGTCGAGATGATCGAGGCCGTGGGGTATGAGTACTGGCCCATTTATTTCCAGACGATCGACCGCGTCCTGGCCCCGGGTGGAAAGGTGGCCATCCAGGCGATCACCATGCCGCACGGGCGCATGCTGGCCACCCGCAACGCCTACACTTGGGTGCACAAGTACATCTTCCCCGGCGGCTTCCTGCCGTCCGTCCGGGCCATCGAGGGCGTGACGCAGCAGCACACCACCCTGCGGGTTCGGGAGCGGATGGGCATGGGCGACCACTACGCTGCCACCCTGCGGCTGTGGGAGGAACGGTTCCTTGCCCGTTCCCGCGAGGTAGGGGACCTGGGCTTCGACGCCGTGTTCCAGCGGATGTGGCTGTTCTACCTCTGCTACTCGCGCGCCGGGTTCCAGTCCGGGTACCTTGACGTGCAGCAGATTGTGCTGGACCGCCGGGAGGCACAGCTGTAG
- a CDS encoding DUF1365 domain-containing protein encodes MTMEASIYRTSISHVRRTPLKNAFTYRSYSWFVDVDNLPRLPGLLRPLAVFRAGDHLGDPDADIRSNVERYLRTQGIEPDGGAIHMLTSARVFGYVFNPLTLFWCYRSTGELQCVVAEVHNTYGERHCYLLHTDPGGRASVPKAFYVSPFNDVDGQYRMKLPAPGDRLAVSIVLEREGHRPFVATMDGRRRPATISNILAAALTVPAAPLLVSALIRVQGIKLWARRLPVVARPHHPSQEAVQ; translated from the coding sequence ATGACCATGGAGGCCTCGATCTACCGCACGTCCATTTCCCATGTGCGGCGCACCCCGTTGAAGAATGCTTTCACCTACCGGAGCTACAGCTGGTTCGTGGACGTCGACAACCTTCCCCGCCTGCCCGGGCTGCTCCGGCCACTCGCGGTGTTCCGCGCCGGAGACCACCTGGGCGATCCGGACGCGGACATCCGCTCCAACGTGGAGCGGTACCTGCGCACCCAGGGAATAGAGCCCGACGGCGGCGCTATCCACATGCTGACCAGTGCCAGGGTTTTTGGCTACGTCTTCAATCCGCTCACGCTGTTCTGGTGCTACCGCTCCACCGGGGAACTGCAGTGCGTGGTGGCCGAGGTCCACAACACCTATGGCGAGCGGCATTGCTACCTGCTGCACACCGATCCCGGCGGCCGTGCCTCGGTGCCGAAAGCGTTCTACGTTTCACCTTTCAACGACGTCGACGGGCAGTACCGGATGAAACTCCCTGCCCCCGGGGACAGGCTTGCGGTGTCCATCGTCCTTGAGCGCGAAGGGCACCGCCCCTTCGTGGCCACCATGGACGGCCGCCGCAGGCCAGCCACCATTTCCAACATCCTCGCGGCGGCTTTGACGGTGCCTGCCGCGCCGCTGCTGGTATCCGCCCTGATCCGGGTCCAGGGCATTAAACTCTGGGCAAGACGCCTGCCCGTCGTTGCCAGACCACATCACCCCTCACAGGAGGCAGTTCAATGA